From the Tissierellales bacterium genome, one window contains:
- the rplI gene encoding 50S ribosomal protein L9 translates to MKVILIKDVKGMGKAGDVVNSKDGYVRNYLFPKGLAKEATKKNLEEWKNKKKGAEIRQEQEKEEAEALAKEIKNLKFEFLSKAGDNGKLFGSITTKEIATELEKRHGIKVDKRKMTIDGGNIKTLGVTQVQIKLNQGVMATLKVHVKEIK, encoded by the coding sequence ATGAAGGTAATTTTAATAAAAGACGTAAAAGGTATGGGAAAAGCAGGAGATGTAGTTAATTCAAAAGATGGGTATGTTAGAAATTATTTGTTCCCAAAAGGATTGGCAAAAGAAGCTACTAAAAAGAACTTAGAAGAGTGGAAAAATAAGAAAAAAGGCGCAGAAATAAGACAGGAACAGGAAAAAGAAGAAGCAGAAGCTCTTGCTAAAGAAATCAAAAATTTAAAATTCGAATTCTTAAGTAAAGCTGGAGATAATGGAAAGCTTTTTGGATCTATAACTACAAAAGAAATTGCAACAGAATTAGAAAAAAGACATGGAATTAAAGTGGATAAGAGAAAAATGACAATTGATGGTGGAAACATAAAAACACTAGGCGTTACTCAGGTACAAATAAAATTGAACCAAGGAGTAATGGCAACTCTTAAGGTACACGTAAAGGAAATTAAATAA